A DNA window from Capnocytophaga sp. ARDL2 contains the following coding sequences:
- a CDS encoding Crp/Fnr family transcriptional regulator produces the protein MNLHTIFTENFSLGKEIVIQRGAFLKTPDTKDTHIYLVKEGSLKIGFFTENEDKILRFGYENDVITALDSFITEQKSKLYIQAIKKCRLAVVSKSDFMAFAQKSSENLWIYTKILEKLLVDQLEREQDLLLPSPRERYQRILKRNPQLFQQIPHRHIAVYLGMTEETLSRLKKTLTPIKI, from the coding sequence ATGAATCTCCATACGATTTTTACGGAAAACTTTTCCTTGGGAAAGGAAATCGTTATCCAAAGAGGAGCGTTTTTAAAAACGCCTGATACGAAAGACACGCATATTTATCTTGTGAAAGAGGGGAGTTTAAAAATCGGATTTTTTACCGAAAATGAAGACAAAATACTAAGGTTCGGGTACGAGAATGATGTAATCACGGCATTGGATTCTTTTATCACAGAACAGAAATCCAAATTGTATATTCAGGCAATCAAAAAGTGTCGTTTGGCGGTGGTTTCTAAGTCGGATTTTATGGCATTTGCACAAAAATCTTCTGAAAACTTGTGGATTTATACCAAAATTTTAGAAAAACTACTTGTTGACCAATTGGAACGCGAACAAGATTTGCTCTTACCCTCGCCCAGAGAACGCTACCAGCGAATTTTGAAACGCAACCCCCAACTTTTTCAGCAAATTCCGCACAGGCACATCGCCGTGTATTTGGGAATGACCGAAGAGACGCTTTCCAGACTCAAAAAAACATTGACGCCAATCAAGATTTAG
- a CDS encoding DinB family protein, translated as MDRKQLLDTLTQITLENKTFAEALLLKSEIELSNSPSDDSWSILECIEHLNLYGNFYLPEIASCIAKADESNRNLFKSGFLGNYFVKLIQPKPRLNKMKTATKMNPKGRRLTKNCLQVFIRQQNQLLDLLQKAHTVDLAKCKTNISIVPFIRLRLGDTLQFVVYHNQRHMKQVWDILDANKKTLETEDK; from the coding sequence ATGGACAGAAAACAATTGTTAGACACGCTTACCCAAATAACGCTGGAAAATAAAACCTTTGCAGAAGCACTGCTACTAAAATCCGAAATAGAACTCAGCAATAGCCCCAGTGATGATAGTTGGAGTATTTTGGAATGTATCGAACACCTGAATTTGTACGGAAATTTTTATCTGCCCGAAATAGCTTCGTGTATAGCAAAAGCTGATGAAAGCAACCGTAATCTGTTCAAAAGCGGATTTTTAGGCAATTATTTTGTGAAACTTATTCAGCCCAAACCTCGGCTCAACAAAATGAAAACCGCCACTAAAATGAATCCCAAAGGGCGTAGGCTTACAAAGAATTGTTTGCAAGTTTTTATCCGTCAGCAAAACCAACTCCTTGATTTACTACAAAAAGCTCACACTGTGGATTTGGCTAAATGCAAGACCAATATCAGCATCGTTCCATTCATCAGACTTCGTTTGGGAGATACCTTGCAATTTGTAGTTTATCACAATCAGCGACATATGAAGCAGGTGTGGGATATTTTGGATGCAAATAAAAAAACTCTTGAAACCGAGGATAAATAA
- a CDS encoding YceI family protein, giving the protein MSTVKWSLDTAHSELNFKVKHLMISNVKGSFKDFSVEILGEDFATSKVNTQVKTTSIFTNNEDRDNHLRSADFFDVENFPEMKFEGISLTKKSDDEFTLVGNLTIKDVTKEVTLAVDFGGVSKDPWGNEKLGFSVKGKINRKDFGLNWNAALETGGVLVSDEVRIEGELQFAKQN; this is encoded by the coding sequence ATGTCAACAGTAAAATGGTCATTAGACACCGCTCACAGTGAATTGAATTTCAAGGTAAAACACCTTATGATTTCTAACGTAAAAGGAAGTTTCAAAGACTTTTCAGTGGAAATTCTTGGCGAAGATTTCGCAACTTCAAAAGTAAATACACAGGTAAAAACTACTTCTATTTTCACCAACAACGAGGATAGAGACAACCACTTGCGTAGTGCTGATTTCTTCGATGTGGAAAACTTCCCAGAAATGAAATTTGAGGGGATTTCTCTTACCAAAAAATCAGACGATGAGTTCACTTTGGTAGGAAACCTCACTATAAAAGATGTTACCAAAGAAGTAACTTTGGCAGTAGATTTTGGAGGAGTGAGCAAAGACCCTTGGGGAAATGAAAAGTTAGGTTTCTCTGTAAAAGGAAAAATCAACAGAAAAGATTTCGGACTCAACTGGAATGCTGCTTTAGAAACAGGAGGTGTTTTGGTAAGTGATGAAGTGAGAATCGAAGGTGAATTGCAATTTGCAAAACAAAACTAA
- a CDS encoding Crp/Fnr family transcriptional regulator has product MMVSEYFSKLVQLSTEEKNLIDKSFELKSFSKGDFALRLGVICESEFFVKQGCLKNYYIDFQGNEIILSFAIEHWWIGDFDSFNNHTPSKMFVEALEDSEVYTISYNKKQQLLKDIPQLERAYRILLERHLQNYQERIYSVLALSAKNATNDF; this is encoded by the coding sequence ATGATGGTTAGTGAATATTTTTCAAAGTTGGTGCAACTCTCCACAGAGGAAAAAAACTTGATAGATAAGAGCTTTGAACTGAAATCCTTCTCCAAAGGAGATTTTGCCTTGCGTTTGGGAGTGATTTGTGAATCTGAATTTTTTGTAAAACAGGGCTGTCTTAAAAATTATTATATCGACTTTCAAGGCAATGAAATTATTCTTTCTTTTGCTATAGAGCATTGGTGGATTGGTGATTTTGACAGTTTTAACAATCATACTCCCAGTAAAATGTTTGTAGAAGCTTTGGAAGATAGCGAGGTTTATACTATTTCCTACAACAAAAAACAGCAACTACTCAAAGATATTCCACAATTGGAGCGTGCTTATCGTATACTTTTAGAACGACATTTACAAAACTATCAGGAACGAATTTATTCTGTATTAGCACTTTCGGCCAAGAACGCTACGAACGATTTTTAA
- a CDS encoding N-6 DNA methylase gives MDHKIHNQIVNFIWSIADDVLRDIFVRGKYRDIILPFTVLRRLDALLVPTKQKVLEAVEFMRKEKIDDYSALKSVTNYPFYNTSKFTFESLLNDANNIDSNLEAYLDGFSPNVQEIISKFKLRNQLETMKENGITFLLIEKFASKEINLSPNEALNGKGEKMPPLTNLGMGYVFEELIRKFNEENNEEAGEHFTPREIIKLMTHILFLPVKDKITKGTYLIYDPACGSGGMLTEAESFAEEITGRKGGFSLYGQEVNPETYAICTSDMLIKGDKPENIAFGSTLSKDGFPELFFDFMLSNPPYGKTWKLDESAIVDNRGKKGKGENSENIKDPRFQVGLPTISDGQLLFLMNMVSKMKHDTSLGSRIASVHNGSSLFTGDAGGGESEIRKYIIENDYLDCIIALPKNIFYNTGIPTYVWILNNRKPTHRKGKVQLINALDLFVKLRKNLGDKNCEMTAEHIDQITDLYMNFTESDISKIFSNEHFGYRKITVERPLRLSVKFTEEALENLRFDKNLEEPMRWAYQKFGKKVYTELENLKTEIEKYLAKSEVKLKTNDKKNLFSQTFWNTQLENLEKAKQLMEHIGTKQFDNYNEFLLLFDQTIKKHKIKLDNKAQKNLLNAISWKNEEATPVIKKVEKNGTITYEADTDLRDTENVPLSEEIQTYFEREVLAHIPDAWIDHSKTVTGYEISFTRYFYRYTPPRSIEEIAAEILQLEQETDGILKQIVS, from the coding sequence ATGGATCATAAAATTCACAATCAGATTGTTAATTTCATTTGGAGTATTGCCGATGATGTACTAAGAGATATTTTTGTTCGTGGAAAATACCGCGATATTATTTTGCCATTTACGGTACTTAGGCGTTTAGATGCCTTGTTGGTGCCTACCAAACAAAAAGTTTTGGAAGCAGTAGAATTTATGCGAAAAGAAAAAATCGACGACTATTCGGCACTCAAATCGGTTACTAATTATCCGTTTTACAATACCTCTAAATTTACTTTCGAGAGCCTTCTCAATGATGCCAATAACATAGACAGCAATTTAGAAGCCTATTTAGACGGATTTAGCCCCAATGTACAAGAAATCATCAGTAAATTCAAATTGAGAAATCAGTTGGAAACGATGAAAGAAAACGGAATTACTTTTCTTTTGATTGAAAAATTTGCTTCCAAAGAAATCAACCTTAGCCCCAACGAAGCCCTAAATGGCAAAGGCGAAAAAATGCCTCCGCTTACCAATTTGGGTATGGGCTATGTATTTGAAGAACTGATACGAAAATTCAACGAGGAAAACAACGAAGAAGCAGGAGAACATTTTACCCCACGAGAAATCATCAAACTGATGACGCATATTTTGTTTCTTCCAGTAAAAGACAAAATTACAAAAGGGACTTATCTCATTTATGACCCAGCCTGTGGTAGCGGAGGTATGCTTACCGAAGCCGAAAGTTTTGCCGAAGAAATTACCGGACGAAAAGGCGGTTTTAGTCTCTATGGGCAAGAAGTAAATCCTGAAACCTATGCTATTTGCACCTCGGATATGCTCATCAAAGGCGACAAACCCGAAAATATAGCCTTTGGTTCTACGCTCTCAAAAGATGGTTTTCCAGAGTTGTTTTTTGATTTTATGCTCTCCAATCCTCCTTACGGAAAAACTTGGAAATTAGACGAAAGTGCCATTGTAGATAATCGCGGAAAGAAAGGCAAGGGCGAAAATAGCGAAAACATTAAAGACCCTCGTTTTCAAGTGGGATTGCCTACCATTTCAGACGGACAACTATTATTTTTGATGAATATGGTAAGCAAAATGAAACACGATACCTCATTGGGAAGTCGCATAGCTTCCGTGCATAATGGTTCGTCTTTGTTTACAGGAGATGCAGGAGGTGGTGAAAGTGAAATCCGAAAATATATCATCGAAAATGACTATTTGGACTGCATCATCGCACTGCCCAAAAATATTTTTTACAACACAGGTATTCCTACTTATGTATGGATACTCAACAACCGAAAACCCACACACCGCAAAGGCAAAGTACAACTGATCAACGCATTGGATTTGTTTGTAAAATTGCGTAAAAACTTGGGCGATAAAAACTGCGAAATGACCGCCGAACACATCGACCAAATTACAGACCTGTATATGAACTTTACCGAATCGGATATTTCAAAAATATTTTCCAATGAGCATTTTGGTTATCGCAAAATTACGGTAGAAAGACCCTTGCGTTTGTCTGTAAAATTTACAGAAGAAGCCCTTGAAAACCTGCGTTTTGACAAGAATTTGGAAGAGCCAATGCGTTGGGCTTATCAAAAATTTGGTAAAAAAGTATATACCGAGCTTGAAAACCTAAAAACCGAAATAGAAAAATACCTTGCCAAAAGTGAGGTAAAACTCAAAACCAACGATAAAAAAAATTTGTTTAGTCAAACATTTTGGAACACCCAGTTGGAAAACTTGGAAAAGGCAAAACAACTAATGGAACATATTGGCACTAAGCAATTTGACAATTACAATGAATTTCTCTTACTTTTTGATCAAACAATCAAAAAACATAAGATAAAATTGGACAACAAAGCACAAAAAAACTTGCTCAACGCCATCAGTTGGAAAAATGAAGAGGCTACCCCCGTAATCAAAAAGGTAGAAAAAAACGGAACAATCACTTACGAAGCCGATACCGACCTCAGAGACACCGAAAATGTGCCACTGAGCGAAGAGATACAAACCTACTTTGAGCGAGAAGTCTTGGCACATATCCCCGATGCGTGGATAGACCACAGCAAAACTGTAACGGGTTATGAAATTTCGTTTACACGCTATTTTTATCGCTATACCCCTCCGAGGAGTATAGAAGAAATCGCTGCCGAAATCCTACAATTGGAGCAAGAAACCGATGGTATTTTAAAGCAAATAGTGAGTTAA
- a CDS encoding ATP-binding protein — MNDSVSKINTILTKEYLQNQKENQYFERKGLGEKDTKPSKIAEELVGMLNADGGVLVFGVSDKGEFQSVRELPNLDDFRKIIFDYIKPPCNIELEEVEIDGNLIFIYHIEQDLERIFSIKDNEKIFLRIADTNRELSREQVKKLEYDKNIRRFEEEIISDFDTEDLDYDLLEEYKKRLKYQGEIFDLLVKRHLAQKKGNDYLFKKSAILLFAKDPEKYIPSASVRYIRFEGTQSKTGDNHNVIKDQRFENNIPKLIDELRYFIKITLKDYYFLDIEQGKFIKVPEYPEDAWLEGIVNALCHRSYNAQGNSVYIKHFDNRIEISNSGPLPAQVTIDNIKTERFARNPRIARVLEDLGWVRQLNEGVNRIYESMEKSMLSEPEYQVRNNNVYLTLKNKVSMHSKTIATEIINQIEQQWENYNDTQRKIILFLCAENQLTSLEIAQKIETSERTIRRYLNDFIKKNLVERHSEKQRDINAVYSFKKE; from the coding sequence ATGAATGATTCTGTTTCTAAAATAAACACTATTCTAACAAAAGAATATCTGCAAAATCAAAAAGAAAATCAGTATTTTGAACGAAAAGGTTTAGGAGAAAAAGACACCAAACCAAGCAAAATAGCAGAAGAACTTGTAGGTATGCTTAATGCTGATGGGGGTGTATTGGTTTTTGGAGTTTCGGACAAGGGCGAATTTCAATCGGTAAGAGAACTTCCCAATTTAGATGATTTCAGAAAAATTATTTTTGACTACATCAAACCGCCTTGTAATATCGAATTAGAAGAAGTAGAAATAGACGGAAACCTAATTTTTATTTACCACATTGAGCAAGATTTAGAAAGAATATTTAGTATAAAAGATAACGAAAAAATATTCCTAAGGATTGCTGACACCAACCGAGAACTTTCGCGTGAGCAAGTGAAAAAATTAGAATATGATAAAAACATCAGGCGATTTGAAGAAGAAATCATCTCCGATTTTGATACAGAAGACTTAGATTATGACCTGCTTGAAGAGTATAAGAAAAGACTAAAATATCAAGGGGAAATATTTGATTTACTTGTCAAAAGACATCTGGCTCAGAAAAAGGGAAATGATTATTTATTTAAAAAATCTGCTATTTTACTTTTTGCGAAAGACCCTGAAAAATATATTCCTTCGGCTTCCGTTCGTTACATTAGATTTGAAGGTACTCAGTCTAAAACAGGTGATAATCATAATGTTATAAAAGATCAAAGATTTGAAAATAATATTCCCAAACTTATCGATGAGCTTCGCTACTTTATAAAGATAACCCTGAAAGATTATTATTTCTTAGATATTGAGCAAGGAAAATTTATAAAAGTACCTGAGTATCCAGAAGATGCTTGGTTAGAAGGAATTGTTAACGCTCTTTGTCATCGTTCGTACAATGCACAAGGAAATTCGGTGTATATCAAGCATTTTGATAATAGAATCGAAATTAGCAATAGCGGTCCGCTACCTGCACAGGTTACCATCGATAATATAAAAACTGAACGCTTTGCCCGAAACCCAAGAATCGCTCGTGTTTTAGAAGACTTAGGTTGGGTACGCCAACTCAATGAAGGCGTAAATCGTATTTATGAATCAATGGAAAAATCAATGCTTTCTGAACCTGAATACCAAGTAAGAAACAATAATGTATATCTAACTTTGAAAAATAAAGTCAGTATGCACAGTAAAACCATCGCTACTGAAATTATCAATCAAATCGAACAACAATGGGAAAATTATAACGATACACAAAGAAAAATCATATTATTTTTATGTGCTGAAAATCAATTAACATCATTGGAAATCGCTCAGAAAATAGAAACTTCCGAAAGAACGATAAGGCGCTATCTAAATGATTTTATCAAAAAAAATCTTGTCGAACGACATAGCGAAAAACAACGTGATATTAATGCCGTTTACTCATTTAAAAAGGAGTAA
- a CDS encoding restriction endonuclease subunit S, translated as MSKLKPNELKNTDILWIPKTAQHWEVIRGKFIFKSEKIINDKMQCKDRLALTLKGVIDRFEGDNIGLNPNDLRTYQIFNSGDLVFKLIDLDNKKTSRVGYVHKKGIMSSAYIRIISNSSMNMRYFYYQYFDLYQRYIFNDIGQGVRATMSSKDLLNIPILVPPLAEQNAIVAYLDAKTQQIQDFITKKQKLIQLLEEKLAIFISDSVSKHQSDWTIKKIKYTSKIFRGKFTHRPRNDESLYNGKYPFIQTGDVARANKYIKEYTQTLNEKGYKVTTKFPKDTVVMTIAANIGDVAILGFDACFPDSVIGFYPQKEMLNDFLFYSLKSKKDFFLSIAVVNTQMNLNVERVGNIEIKVPPYSEQKNIVEKILIFEDKITQAITQAQKEIEKLKEYQESLITQVVTGQLQVPMA; from the coding sequence ATGAGTAAATTAAAACCGAACGAACTTAAAAATACAGATATACTTTGGATACCGAAAACTGCCCAACATTGGGAAGTAATTAGAGGAAAGTTTATTTTTAAAAGTGAGAAAATCATCAATGATAAAATGCAATGCAAAGATAGACTTGCTTTAACATTAAAAGGAGTTATTGACAGATTTGAAGGAGACAATATAGGATTAAATCCTAACGATTTAAGAACATATCAAATTTTTAATTCAGGGGATTTGGTTTTTAAGTTGATTGATTTAGATAATAAAAAAACAAGTAGAGTTGGCTATGTTCATAAAAAAGGTATAATGAGTTCGGCTTATATACGCATTATTTCCAACTCGTCTATGAATATGAGATATTTTTATTATCAGTATTTTGACCTTTATCAAAGATATATTTTCAATGATATTGGGCAAGGAGTAAGAGCAACAATGTCTTCAAAAGATTTATTAAATATTCCCATATTAGTTCCGCCCCTTGCCGAGCAGAACGCCATTGTGGCTTACCTCGATGCCAAAACCCAACAAATACAAGACTTTATCACCAAAAAACAAAAGCTCATACAACTCTTGGAGGAGAAATTAGCAATTTTTATTTCCGATAGTGTTTCAAAACACCAATCAGATTGGACTATAAAAAAAATAAAATATACATCTAAAATTTTTAGAGGAAAATTTACACATAGACCAAGAAATGATGAAAGTCTTTATAATGGAAAATATCCATTTATACAAACAGGTGATGTTGCCAGAGCAAATAAATACATTAAGGAATATACTCAAACTTTAAATGAAAAGGGATATAAAGTTACTACAAAATTTCCAAAAGATACTGTTGTAATGACTATTGCCGCAAATATCGGAGATGTGGCTATACTTGGATTTGACGCTTGTTTTCCTGATAGTGTAATAGGATTTTATCCTCAAAAGGAAATGTTAAATGATTTTCTATTTTATTCTTTAAAATCAAAAAAAGATTTTTTCTTAAGCATCGCCGTAGTTAATACACAGATGAATCTTAATGTGGAAAGAGTTGGAAATATAGAAATAAAAGTTCCGCCTTATTCTGAGCAGAAAAACATAGTTGAAAAGATTTTAATATTTGAAGATAAAATCACCCAAGCCATCACCCAAGCTCAAAAAGAAATCGAAAAACTCAAAGAATACCAAGAAAGCCTTATTACCCAAGTAGTTACAGGGCAACTCCAAGTGCCTATGGCTTAG
- a CDS encoding DUF3800 domain-containing protein — MNFEVYCDESCLESLKNKKEHLYLGIGGIWMSADMRDHFKDKFKEIKQKYNVQGEVKWNKVSPKFLPMYKEIIDFFFDSKYLRFRIILVESNKVDLIKFHNSDAELGFYKFYYQMIKPWIFDFNLYDIFLDLKKNRSKNRLKDLEIFLDNSNYFSDVRRVQGLPSNQSLGIQLADLLTGIVTAKFNNKTSSVAKTELIQYVESHIGKTIQMTPKSEEKLNIFKINLQGGW, encoded by the coding sequence ATGAATTTTGAAGTATATTGTGATGAAAGTTGCTTAGAATCGCTAAAAAACAAAAAAGAACATCTCTATCTTGGGATTGGAGGCATTTGGATGTCAGCCGATATGAGAGACCATTTTAAAGATAAATTCAAAGAAATAAAACAAAAATATAATGTACAAGGCGAAGTAAAGTGGAACAAAGTGAGTCCAAAATTTTTACCAATGTATAAAGAAATCATTGACTTCTTTTTTGATTCCAAATATCTGAGATTTAGAATTATATTGGTTGAATCAAACAAAGTAGATTTAATAAAATTTCACAACAGCGATGCCGAATTAGGGTTTTATAAATTCTATTATCAAATGATAAAACCGTGGATATTTGATTTTAATCTATATGATATTTTCCTTGATTTAAAAAAGAATAGAAGCAAAAACAGATTAAAAGATTTAGAAATTTTTTTGGATAATTCCAATTATTTTTCAGATGTTCGTAGAGTACAAGGGTTGCCCTCTAACCAAAGTTTAGGTATTCAATTGGCAGACTTGCTCACAGGCATTGTTACAGCCAAATTTAATAACAAAACTAGTAGTGTAGCAAAAACGGAATTGATCCAATATGTAGAATCGCATATAGGAAAAACTATTCAAATGACTCCTAAAAGTGAAGAAAAGTTGAATATTTTTAAAATAAACTTGCAAGGAGGATGGTAA
- a CDS encoding DUF3800 domain-containing protein: MNVNIYCDESCHLENDKENVMVLGAVYCPTEKKEEIFERLLSFKKKHNLIKRPKENRTYYELKWNKVSQSKIEYYKDVINYFFDDDDLCFRVLVVPNKNELKYEQFNHTHDTFYYKMYFGMLKAILNPKDSHYIYIDIKDTKSKDKVHKLEQVLRNDKYDYQKNIIKRVQQVRSHEVEILQLADLLIGAVGYINRGLASSKAKNELIDLIKQRSKYSLVKSTLLKERKFNIFIWESQKPYFL, translated from the coding sequence ATGAATGTAAATATATATTGCGATGAAAGTTGCCATTTAGAAAATGACAAAGAAAATGTAATGGTTTTGGGGGCTGTTTATTGCCCTACCGAAAAAAAAGAAGAAATCTTTGAACGACTACTCAGTTTCAAAAAAAAGCATAATCTAATTAAAAGACCAAAAGAAAATCGAACTTATTACGAGCTAAAATGGAATAAAGTTTCTCAATCAAAGATAGAATATTACAAAGATGTTATTAATTATTTTTTTGATGATGATGATTTGTGCTTTCGAGTGTTAGTTGTGCCTAATAAAAACGAATTAAAATACGAACAATTCAATCATACGCACGACACATTCTACTACAAAATGTATTTCGGAATGCTCAAAGCTATTTTAAATCCAAAAGATTCGCATTACATTTATATCGATATAAAAGACACCAAGAGTAAAGACAAGGTGCATAAACTAGAACAAGTACTGAGAAATGATAAATATGATTACCAAAAAAACATCATTAAAAGAGTACAACAAGTGCGTTCGCACGAAGTAGAAATTTTACAATTAGCAGATTTGCTCATAGGGGCAGTAGGCTACATCAATAGAGGATTAGCCAGTAGTAAGGCAAAAAATGAACTGATAGATTTAATCAAGCAACGTTCAAAATATTCGCTTGTGAAATCTACACTATTGAAAGAGAGAAAGTTTAATATATTCATCTGGGAATCTCAAAAACCGTATTTTCTATGA